The following DNA comes from Thermoplasmata archaeon.
GGTGCCGTCCGCAGGATCGCGATGGCCGGATCGATCGACTCGAAGGCCGAGAGGGAACTGGCAGGCGTCGGATGGTGGGAGGTGCTGGCCATCGCCATCGTCGCGGTCGCCTTCATCTGGCAGTGGTTCCTGCGCTGACGGCTCCGGTTCCGCGCCTGGGACCCTCACCACGTCCACTTGAACTCTTCGATGGGCAGCGCGAGTGACGTCGTCGCGTCGGTGAAGCGGCTGAACTGCACCATGAAGTCCGCTGCCGTGGAGGCGTCGGGCGCCTCGAAAATCACGATTGCGTCCGGCTTCCCCAGGAGGCCGAGGAACTCGTGCACCATGACGTTGTTCGGGAGTTTCGGGTGCTTGAAGAGCCGGGTCGCATCCTCCCACTGGCCGGGGAGGACTCGGAGCTGCGTCACGAAGAGCATGGCCTCACGCGGCCGCCATCATCCGGAAGACGCTATATAACCGTGCCGCGGGCCGCTACGGCCCGTCCGTCTCGGCTCCGTCCACGCGATGTGTGCGGACATGGATCAGGTGGGACTGGGCCACCGTCGTGCCGAGGATCTTGTCGGACCACCGCTGCCGCGGGTCTCCGTCGACGACGAGGCCCGCGAGCGTGTCGAGCAGCGGGAAGGCGAACCAAAACAGCTTCGGGAAGTTCCGGATGGCGGCTTTCCCGAGGGTCATCGGCCCGCGGAGCGAGCGGACCTCGAGGCCGAGGATGAACTTGCCGATCGTGCACCGGGTGGCGGCCTCCATGGCGGTCGAGTAGGCATAGAGGCAGAAGCCCCCGAGGACGCCGTAGACCCACGTCTGCCGGATGCCTCCCAAGTACAGGAGCGACCAGAGCGGCGCGAACACCGTCGCGAGATCGAGGAAGAACGCGACGACGCGCTTCACCCAGTGGATCTGGAATGTCCGATTGTGGCCGACGAGGTCGAATCCGCTCACCATGAGTGCATCCCGCGATTCGAACGGCGTCTTGCTAGAAAAAGAATCCGTCCGCACGACGTGCCCGTGTTGACAAACACGGCCACTCAGATCGCCCATCATTCATCACAGGTCAGCGTTTTTCGATCATCACGGTGGCGGCCGAACAAGGCCTCCGTCGCTGAAAGGTTTTGTGTCGGATCCCGAGACGACGACACCTATATCTCCGGCCCTCCGCTTGGGCCATTTCGGTGGAGCCTTCGGCGATGGTGGTTCGCATCGAAGGGATCCTCGCGGACCTCGTGCAACCGGCCGACTACATCCGCTGGGAGTACCTGTCCCGCCAGCGCCTCCTAGCGACCCAGATTACGAGCTTCCGCGAACACGTCCCAGCGCGGGTCCTCGACATCGGATGCGGGAATGGCGCCCTCTCCCTGACCCTCTCGGAGGCCGCGGGGTTCGACCTGGTCGCGATGGACATCCTCCCTCTCCGCACCTCCGCGGTTCAGGCCCGGAAGCGAGGCCGCGAGAGGCCGGCGACCCTCCACGTCCTCCTCGCGAACGCGGAGAGGGGCCTGCCTTTCCGGGACGAGACGTTCGAGGCGGTCGTGGCGACGGAGGTCCTGGAACACCTCGACGAACCGGTCCGCCTGCTCGGTGAAGTCCACCGGGTCCTGCGACCCGGAGGCCGCTTCTTCATGACGACACCCAATGCCGAGGCGCTCCCGTACCGACTCTTGCGGTTTCTTCCGGACTCCGTCGTGCGCAACCTGGCTGGTCCGCTGACGCACGGAGCCCTCCATCCGGAACTCCTCCACGACCCGTCGCACGCGACGACGCCAAGCCATCCGGACGAGCATCGAAGGGAGGGATTCACGCTCTCGGAACTCCGGTCGCTCGGGGCTCGGACCGGCTTGCGGGTCGTCCGGCGCTTCGCGTACCGCATCCCTCTCCCCGACCGCGTGATGAACGCGGTCCCCCGCCGCCTCTCGCGACGGCTCGCGGTCCTTGGGACCCGACCCCTGCCGATGGGCCTACAACTGTACGCGGAGTTCGAGAGAGCGTGAGGATGGGATGTCCGCAATCCGACTCGTTGCGTACCACGCGGGCCAGTGCGATCCGAAGAAATGCACCTCACGCCGCCTCGAGCGGCTTGGCCTGATGACGTTCGTCCCGCGACCCTCCTCGTTGCCCCGCGGAGCCGTGTTGCTCACCCCGAAGGCGGAACGGGCCCTGTCGCCCGCCGACGCGCCGCGCGCGGAGCGGCACGGCCTCGCGGTGATCGACGTCTCGTGGAAGCGGGGGACCTTCCCGACGGTCCCGCACGCCACGCCGCGGGCGCTCCCCTATCTCCTCGCGGCGAATCCAGTGAACTACGGAAAGCCGTTCGTCCTGTCGTCGGTCGAAGCGCTCGCCGCGGCCCTCGTAATCTTC
Coding sequences within:
- a CDS encoding DUF3303 family protein, with the protein product MLFVTQLRVLPGQWEDATRLFKHPKLPNNVMVHEFLGLLGKPDAIVIFEAPDASTAADFMVQFSRFTDATTSLALPIEEFKWTW
- a CDS encoding RDD family protein, whose protein sequence is MVSGFDLVGHNRTFQIHWVKRVVAFFLDLATVFAPLWSLLYLGGIRQTWVYGVLGGFCLYAYSTAMEAATRCTIGKFILGLEVRSLRGPMTLGKAAIRNFPKLFWFAFPLLDTLAGLVVDGDPRQRWSDKILGTTVAQSHLIHVRTHRVDGAETDGP
- a CDS encoding class I SAM-dependent methyltransferase, translated to MEPSAMVVRIEGILADLVQPADYIRWEYLSRQRLLATQITSFREHVPARVLDIGCGNGALSLTLSEAAGFDLVAMDILPLRTSAVQARKRGRERPATLHVLLANAERGLPFRDETFEAVVATEVLEHLDEPVRLLGEVHRVLRPGGRFFMTTPNAEALPYRLLRFLPDSVVRNLAGPLTHGALHPELLHDPSHATTPSHPDEHRREGFTLSELRSLGARTGLRVVRRFAYRIPLPDRVMNAVPRRLSRRLAVLGTRPLPMGLQLYAEFERA
- a CDS encoding DUF367 family protein, giving the protein MSAIRLVAYHAGQCDPKKCTSRRLERLGLMTFVPRPSSLPRGAVLLTPKAERALSPADAPRAERHGLAVIDVSWKRGTFPTVPHATPRALPYLLAANPVNYGKPFVLSSVEALAAALVIFGREPEARAILSKFTWGNQFLTLNREPLDAYARARDSAQIVAAQAEFV